A single Hippocampus zosterae strain Florida chromosome 1, ASM2543408v3, whole genome shotgun sequence DNA region contains:
- the vgll1 gene encoding transcription cofactor vestigial-like protein 1 yields MEDGTDSPVAVKVEGHSRSVILRYFRGDIGSMVDAHFSRALSKDGKDKVPVAKAKKMHKNIKLEDSSNGHTNLVEPAPVTGRHLAFCPTDDHAGPWHSFIGRTGETSGLPSAAYSVEDLSFTGQQYASSLLNLLHGDRAEVAPGVASGSKTEHLANWMVHQGLRDSVEPAGGFEPGKPSYAIQHLQSGFLGGYQTFQNGHN; encoded by the exons ATGGAGGATGGCACGGACAGTCCGGTGGCCGTCAAGGTGGAGGGCCACTCCCGTAGCGTGATCCTCAGGTATTTTCGGGGTGACATCGGCAGCATGGTGGACGCTCACTTCAGCCGCGCTCTCAGCAAAGACGGCAAGGACAAGGTGCCGGTTGCCAAGGCcaagaaaatgcacaaaaacatcAAGTTAG AGGACAGCAGCAACGGACACACCAACTTGGTCGAGCCTGCGCCCGTGACGGGCCGCCACTTGGCTTTCTGCCCCACCGACGATCACGCCGGGCCCTGGCACTCATTCATCGGGAGAACAGGGGAGACGTCGGGCTTGCCGTCCGCCGCGTATTCCGTGGAAGACCTGAGCTTTACCGGGCAACAGTACGCCTCATCGCTGCTCAACCTCCTGCACGGCGACCGCGCCGAGGTGGCGCCCGGCGTGGCCTCTGGCTCCAAGACCGAACATCTGGCCAATTGGATGGTGCACCAAGGATTGAGAGACTCTGTGGAACCCGCTGGAGGTTTTGAGCCTGGTAAGCCTTCGTATGCAATACAG